In Colwellia sp. M166, a genomic segment contains:
- a CDS encoding accessory factor UbiK family protein has product MINAKKIEEIAKQVTDSIPAGLKDFANEMEDKTKVVLQRKLSQLDVVTREEFDVQTQVLIKTRTKLTELEAKVAILEAQITAQ; this is encoded by the coding sequence ATGATTAACGCCAAAAAAATAGAAGAAATTGCCAAACAAGTTACCGATTCCATTCCTGCAGGCTTAAAAGATTTTGCCAATGAAATGGAAGATAAAACCAAAGTAGTACTACAACGTAAGTTATCTCAACTTGACGTTGTCACTCGTGAAGAGTTCGATGTACAAACACAAGTATTGATAAAAACACGCACTAAGCTCACTGAGCTAGAAGCTAAAGTAGCCATTTTAGAAGCTCAAATTACGGCCCAATAA